The following nucleotide sequence is from Streptomyces sp. 6-11-2.
GCCGGGTCTGCGTGCGGATTCCCGAGTTCCCCGCGGTGTGCTGCCGCTCGTGCAACAGGTCGAGAAAGCGCTGGTAGATCTCTGTCCGCCCGGTGGGCAGTGCCTGCCCCGGAGCGGCCGCGTACAACTGGCACAGCATGGTCGCCATCAGCGGGTTGTGGGCGAGGTCATCCAGGTGCGCTCGGGCAAGTGCTGCGTGGAACGCTGCGGCGGCATGCTCCGGATCCGGCACGCCGAGCCCGCTGAACCAGCGGGCGGCCAGCTGACGCAGATCGCGGGAGGCGAAAGGCTGGAGTTCGTAGCGTACGACTGTCCGGTCGAGCGCACCGAACTCCTCGTCGGGGAGCTGCCGGGTCGCCACGATGAACCGGAAGGGGCCCTTGTCCGCGCTGGCGGTGAGCTTGGACAAGACACGCCGCCGGGATGCCGGGTCCGTGATCTCGTCGAGTCCGTCGACCAACAGCAGCCATCGCGCACCCGGGTACGGTTCCGTGCGTATGAGTTCGGCTGGCAACGTCTCCAGCAGCCCGACCTCACTCAGCTCCGCGCTCACGCTCGCCGAGATCGCCTCGGGCAGCAGCGAACGGCCGGCGAGATCGGCCGCACTCACCAGGAGGGGGACGGACTTCGTGCGCCCTTCCAGGAGATGACTGATCGCCTTGGCCGCGCTCGTGCGCAGCAGGGTCGATTTTCCGCCACCAGGATCGCTCTCCACAACGCAGTTGCCCATCCCCCACAGGAGCATCTCCGCCGCGGCTGAGGTGGCCGCGCCGGACGGAAGCTCGCGAAGGCGCTGCCCCACGTAGACGTCCGCCAAAGGCGGCGTGGCCCCGGGCAGCATCCCGGGGAATGGGTGCTGACGGACTGCGCGTGCCGCCGCGTCCAGGTAGCCGTGGAGTTGCGGCGAGTGCTGGCGCGTGCGGGTATCGGCCCGGTCCCGCAGCGAACGTAATGTGTGGAGTGACTCACCGGTGACGCCGAGAGCCTTCGCGAGCATGCCGAGAGTGTGCGGTGTGGGAGCCCCCTTCTTGGGGTTCAGCGCGTTGTTGACGGCGGCCTTACTGATGCCGGCCCGGGCGGCGAGCGTTGACTGTGACAGATCCTTCTCGGTCATCGCGTGGCGCAGCCTGCGGCTCAACTCGCTCCGCGGGTGGCCTTCGTCCGGCGGCTTCGTTTCGCCCATCGGTCACCCCCCCCATGACCTGCTGTTCTTTGTCGTTCACTGAACACCGGTGAATGCGCTCACAGGCTATCTCTGGAAGTCGACCGGCCGGTCACCATCAGCCGAATCGACACCGAGGAGTACGTACATGGACTTCCAGACGGCGCTGCTGGGCCTGCCCATGGTGCTCGCGATACTGCTCCGCCTTATGCCTCGTCGCCGCCGGCGCAGGTTCACGGGACTGGTGCGCGAACTTTGCGACCTGGTCTCGCTGCGCATGGTTCTGAGGGACAGCGAGCCGGAGGAGCGCAGCGAACTGCTGGCTGCCCACCAGGTGTGGCGGACCGAGGCGAAGGAGCCGGGGGACGGCCCCCCGCCGCACCGACGCCAGCAAAAGCGCAATCGTGGGAAGCGGTCGGCCTGATCAGGCCGGCTGCGAACCCCGCCGGCCCCATTGCCCGCAGCAGATCTGCAGCGGGCAGAGAAAACCCGCCCCCACATTCAGCCCGGCCCACAGTGGAGAGATCGCGGCACGCGCAGACTGGGCGGCCTTTGCCGAGGCGCCGGCAGTGAGTGAGATAGGCACTGCACTGACGCAGTGGCCGGACCACAGCGTCGCAGGCCCCCGGAGATCGGGCTGACGGTCCGGTGAGGGGCACAGATCGAGGCCTTCTCACCGGACCGCCCTGCCGGACTTCGCCGCCCAGTCGAGTCCGAGGTTGGCGAGTGCGGCGAGTCTGTCCGCAGTGAGCTTCCCGCGCCTGCTCTTGGTGTTGGACAGGAAGACCCCGAGCTTGACCTCCGACCCGTCCGGCAGCTGCTCGACGTGTCCTCGTGGGACGGTCAGGGATCCGGTGCGGGTTTTGTACTGTGCCAGGGCTGCTACGCCCCGTTCGAAGGCGCTTACGGTCGCCGTGGACGGCTTCGCGGGCGCTTCCGGCTCCGGCGCCAGCGGGACGACGCGGACGGCTTCCAGGCGCTTGCGCTGCCCGTCGGTCAGGGCCTGCCAGACTTCGGGCTTGCGCTGCCGGGCCAGCCATTTCCCGATGTCCATGCCGTGGACGGTGACGCCGGGCAGGACGTCGGCCTGGCCTTCTTCGTCCCGTACGAGCTCGCGCAGCGCGGCGTAGTGCCGTTGCCAGTCGGCCGGCCACGACGGGTTCCAGTCCTTATCGACCGCCTGAAGCGCCTGCTCCCACTCCGGGCGGTCGGCCAGCGCACCCGGCCGTCGCAGGTTGGACAGCCACTGTCCCACCGGCTTGTCCATCGCCGACACGGTCCGGGGTGCGCAGAGTGTCCAGTGTTCCTCGTAGTACACCCGGGCTGCTGCCAGGTTCTCTTGGAAGCGTTCGTCCGTCACGCTCCAGACCATGCCCAACTGTTCCAGCCGCGCCGCGCGCTTGCCGGTCATCTGCCTGGCCCCGAACGCCCGTCGCTGTTCAGCGATCCAGGTCCCCAGTGGAAACGCGCCTTCCATGTGCTCGTACGGGACACGGGCATGAAGCTCACGCTTGGTTATGTCGTCTCAACGGGATTGCGGGCTGAAGGTCTTCTGGTAACTCTCTGACCTGCAGTGCTTCATGAATTGAGAATGTGATCAAGTGAGATCTGGTCCATGGATCAGCGCTGTGACCTGCGAAGCTTCAGAGATTGAGACAACCATGCATCCCCAGTGAGACGACCCTTACGGGGCTCTTCGCAGTTGAGGGTGTAGCGCCGATGAATGTAGTGCTGTTGGACGGTTGGATGTGAGGCGTCAGGATGTGCGAGAGTCGTAGTTCTCGCGGTTTGCGAGGACCTCGGCCATGTGCGTCTGCGCCCAGTTTCTGAGCCCGCGCGTCATGTGGTGGAGCGAGAGGCCGAGGTCGGTCAGCTCGTAGGAGACGGTGACAGGGACGGTTGGCGTCACGGCACGGGTGAGCAGACCATCGTGCTCCAGCGAGCGTAGCGTCTGGGTCAGCATCTTCTGGCTGACCCCGGCCAGAAGACGAGAGATCTCGGAGTAGCGCATCGCCTTCGGAGCGTCTGCGTGTGCTGCACCGGGCTGGCGAGGGCTGTTGTCGCCGCCCAGCGCACACAAGATCAGGACGACCCACTTGTCCGAGATTCGGTCGAGCAGCTGCCGGCTGGGGCACTCTGCCAGGAACGCGTTGTACTCCACCTTGGCCTGAGCCCTCTTCTGGGCCGCCTTCATCGTCGTCACTGATCGCACCTCTCACCAATGGGTGGGTTACGCACTCCAAAGTGCCTACTTCCCGACAGGAAGTTTCTCTCCAATGCTGATGCAGGGAGGCAGCAGGCGCCACCCCCCAAGTGCACGACGAAAGGCAACAAGATGAGCACGCCCTCCCTCTCTCTTCCCGGCGACACCTGGACGCTGGGTGACCTGACCGTCACCCGGTTCGGTTACGGCGCCATGCAACTGGCCGGCCCGTGGGTTATGGGGTCGCCCGCCGATCGCGAGGGTGCCCTGGCCGTTCTGCGTGAAGCGGTCGACGTCGGTATCACCCACATCGACACCAGCGACGCTTACGGGCCGCGCGTCACCAACGAGTTGATCCGCGAGGCACTGCGTCCCTATCCCGAGTCGCTGCACATCGTGACCAAGGTGGGCGCGACCCGCGACGAACAGGGTGGCTGGCCTACGGCCCGGCGGCCCGAAGATCTGCGCCGCCAGGTCCACGACAACCTCAAGTCCCTCGGGCTCGACGTACTCGACCTGGTCAACCTCCGACTCGGCAACGCCGAAGGCCCCCAGCCCGGCTCGCTCGCCGAGGCGTTCGAGACGCTCGTCGAACTCCAGCAGCAGGGCCTGATCCGCCACCTCGGGGTCAGCAACGCCACCGAGGAGCAGGTCACCGAGGCACAGAGCATCGCGCCGATCGTGTGCGTGCAGAACATGTACAACCTCGCCCACCGCCACGACGACAAGCTCATCGACCGGCTCGCCCCCGACGGCGTCGCGTACGTGCCCTTCTTCCCCCTCGGGGGCTTTACCCCGCTTCAGTCCTCGGCGCTCTCGGCGGTCGCCGCTCGATCGGAGGCGACACCGATGTCCGTCGCACTGGCCTGGCTGCTGCAGCGATCACCGAACATCCTGCTCATCCCCGGCACGTCATCGACGGCACACCTGCGCGAGAACATCGCCGGCGCGGGACTCGCCCTCTCTCATGAGGACTTGGCCGAGCTGGACGACATCGGCCGCTGAATGCCCCAGAGCTGAACGGCTCACAAGCCACGGCTGAAGCCACCGTTCAAGTTCCGGCCCCGGGCACCCTCGCGCGATCGGGGCCGAAGCAGGATGATTCGCCCTCACCTGGATGACTTCAGATCATCAACTGTCAAAAACTTGTGTCACACCGACGGTGGAAGCTCATCCCGCGTCGGTGGCCGGGCAGGCGTCGAGGTCTCCCGAGGACGGGGGTTCCTACACCAAGCCCATCCGGAAGACCTCGACGTTGCACGACGCTACCCCTGAGGCGGGCTTCGCCCGCGCTGACATGAATACGTTCTGCCGCCTTGACGAGCTCGGTCTCGAAGTCACCGGTCAGCGACTCGCCCCGGATCGTGCGGTTCTCGCGTGCCGGGTCGTCGAGGCGTGACACCGTGACCCGGCGACTGGCGCACGAGCCACTCGGCTGGCGGCCCACGATCCTTCACGTCACGATCCGACGCTACCGCTGCATCGGCTGTGGGCACGTGTGGCGGCAAGACACCACCAAGGCGGCTGAGCCGCGGGCGAAGCTCTCGCGCCGCGGGCTGCGGTGGGCGCTTGAAGCCATCGTCTGCCAGCACCTCACTGTCGCCCGTGTCGCCGAAGGGCTCGGGGTCGCCTGGAACACCGCCAACGACGCTGTCCTGGCCGAGGGAAAGCGCGTCCTCATCGACGACACCGGCCGGTTCGACGACGTCACCGCGATCGGCGTCGACGAGCACGTGTGTCGCCACACCAGGCGTGGCGACAAGTACGTCACCGTGATCTGTCCTGTCCTGTCCTGTCCTGACCTGACCTGACCTGACCTGACCGGCAACCGCGACGGCACCGGCCCTGCCCGGCTGCTCGGCATGGTCGAAGGCCGCTTCAAGCAGGCCTTCAAGGCCTGGCTCGCCGAACGCGAAGAGTCCTGGCGCAACCGCGTCGAGGTCGTCGCGATGGACGGTTTCACCGGGTTCAAGACCGCCGCCAGCGAGGAACTGCCCGACGCGGCCGCGGTCATGGACCCATTCCACGTCGTGCGTCTGGCCAGCGACGCACTCGACCGATGCCGCCGACGTGTCCAACTGGCCATCCACGGGCACCGCGGACGCAGGAGCGACCCGCTCTATACCGCACAGCGAACCCTCCACACCGGCGCTGACCTGCTCACCGACAGGCAGAAGCGCGTGTGCCAGGTGCTCGCCCGCGCCGGGCAGGCCGGTACGTAGGGCGGCCGGGAGCTCGGCACGGTCGAGGGCGGCGAGGAGCTGTGGGTCGGCGGGGCACCAGCGCAGCCAGGCGGCGGCCGGTGACGGCCGTGCGCTCATCACCGACGGGCATTTCCTCGGCGAACCGGCCACCGTCTGGGCCGACATCGCCGCACGCCCCGGCGGAGCGGCGGCGGCCTCCCGCCTCCTGGAACTCCTGGCCCGCTAACTCCCGCAACGCGGCACCGACGGGCCGCCGGGCGCGGCCACCGACACGGCGGCCGCCCTGTGGCGCGCCGCGCTCGCCGTGAACCTCCCGCCCGGAGCGCTGACCGGCGCCGGCGCATTCGCCCAAACGGAGATGGCCGACGACGTGTGGCTACCCCTGGCCCGGAGCAGCGCCGAGCACACCCCCACCCAGACCTGCGCCGACGACATTGCCGAACGCGCCGCTGGCCACCCACGCAGCCCCGATGCCCTGCTCCTGACCGCCAACCTGCTCACCCGCCCGGTCCCCAACCCCGGGGACGACGCCGACGTCCGCCAGCACGCCCGGACCCTGCTCCAGGCCGCCGCAGCGCTGCCCGAGGCCGAGCGGCCCGCCCAGGCGGAACAGCTGCGCCGGGCCCTGATCGAAGCCGGCAAGGTGGACCTCGCCCGCACGACGGCGGGCCGACCGGCGGCCGGGGAGCCGCTCGGTCGAGAATGACTTGGGGAATGACCGATGGCCTCCCCGCTGCCCCGGCCCCCGAACCGGCGCCACGACCCGCCCCGCCCGTAGGAGGCCGCGACGAGGCTCGCCCCGGCGGTGCTGCGACCGCGCGAAGCGGAGCCACCACACTGCGCGCAGGAGCGTCTCGTCTCAGGCGGCAGTCCACTCGCGGAGCTGGCGGGCGATACGGGCCACCCCCAGCGTCCCATCAGCGATGTCGCGCACTAGCACGACGGCGGCCTTCGGCGGGTAGTCGAGGCGGCAGTCGTTGAGGGCGAGGTACGCCTCGGTCGCATGCCAGGCGAAGGGCTCGTTGGAGTGCTCCAGACAAGGCAGCTTCGCCAGGGTCTGCAGCAGCGCCGCAGCCTTCAGATACACCGAACTGTAGACGTCGCGCTCCATGGCCCGGGCATTGGTCCGGGCCACAGCGGCATACAGCGGGCCCAGGTCGTCGACCTGCGGATCACCAGGCAGGAGCTCGGCGGCGTGCAACAGAAAGGACACATCGAGCGGGTGGAACGGTCCGGACTGACTCACGCCGCCTGGCCCTGTCCCCGCTGCTCCAGCTCCGCCAAGGCCTGCCGCTCGGCCGCGCGCTGCTCCGCGGTTGGGTCGATGCCGCCGGTTTCGGCTGCGAACGCGGCGCCGCTGCGGGCCATGGAGTCACCGAAAGCATCCAGGAACCGCCGCTCCACGGCGGTAGCGCGCTCGTAGGCGGCGGACAGGATGTACTCCTGCATGCTCATCCCTGCCTGCTGGGCGGCGGCCGCGATCGCGGCCCGCTTCTCAGGGTCAGGGAAGCGCAGATTCATCGCGGTCTTTTCTCCCATGGCCCCCACGGTACCAGTGGTACCGCTACAGGTAGAGGACGTCGGCAGCAAAGCCTGCCAGGGGCCCTCGCCACCTGCGAGGAAGCGGCAAATCCTCCTGCGAGGACAACTACCCGGCGCCACCCTCACAAGCACAGCCACTCATTCAAACGATTAAGAGGCCACGCCGATAGGCACGGGCGGGGCCCATTGGCAGACGGGGCAAGTACAGGTTCCGTGATCATGGAGTTGCGACGCTCTGTGACCACCGGAGATCCTGTGCCTGCGATGCCATCATGTCGGCGAGCCCGGCCACGGTCGCGCGGTCGTTGAAGGCGCTGCCGATCAGGATCGGCGGCGCGCCCTGGCCGGTCGTGTCGACGGCGAACGTGGTGCCGTCCCTGGAAGTGATGTTCGTCCTGTCGGCCTTCGGAGCGTGCGGGGTGGGAGGCCGAGGCCGATTGCCGCCTGCGCGGGCGGTCGCTACGGCCGGGTGAAGGTCATGTGCGTGACGCCGCTGGGGGTTGTCACGGACTCGGCCTGGAGGCGCTTCTCGAGTCCTTCGAGTCCGTCCCACAGGCGCTCGCCACGGCCCAAAACGATCGGGACGACGGCGATGTGCAGATGATCGATGAGGTCTTCGACGAGGAACTCGCGGATCGTGGTCGGCCCGCCACCGATCCTCACGTCCAGGTCGCCTGCGGCCTCGCGCGCCTGACGGAGTGCCTCCTGCGGCGTGGCGTCGATGAAGTGGAATGTGGTGCCGCCCTCCATCTCCACCGAGGGGCGGGGGTGGTGGGTCAGGACGAACACCGGGGTGTGGAAGGGCGGGTTGGGCCCCCACCAGCCGTTCCAGTCGTCGTTCTCCCAAGGCCCGCGCTGGGGGCCGAACTTGTTGCGGCCCATGATCTCCGCTCCGATGCCGACATCCCAGGTGCTGGCGATGGCGTCATCGACCCCAGTACTCCCGTCCGGCTTGCCCAGCATCTGCTGGAAGGTCCTGGTCGCGAAGAACCACTCATGGAGCCGCGTGCCGGCGTGACCGAACGGGGCGTCGAGACTCTGCCCTTCACCAGTGGCGAATCCGTCGATAGAGATGGAGAAGTTGTGGACCCTCACGCGGGACATTGCACGGACCCCTGCCCTCGAAGCGATGTGATTGCGAACTGCAATCACTAGCCGTGGGCGAGCCTAGACTCGGTGATGGCAGAATGCAATCACTGGAGGTGGGCATGCGAGACAAACCGCGGTCCGGATGCGCGGTCAACGCGGCGGTGGAGGCACTCGGGGACCAGTGGAGCCTCATCGTCCTGCGCGACGTGATGTTCGGCGGGCGCCGACACTTCCGCGAGTTGCTCAGCCACTCCGAGGAGGGGATCGCGTCGAACATCCTCAGCAGCCGTCTCAAGGCCCTCGTCGCCGGCGGTCTCCTCACGCAGGAGCAGGCCGGACGAGGACGTCGAGCGACCTACAGCCTCACAGAAGCGGGCATCCAGACAGTCCCCATCATGGTCGCGCTCGGCTCCTGGGGAATGCGGCACCGTCCGACCACACCCGAACTCAGCGTCCGCGCTCGCCTCTTGGAGGACGGCGGCCCGCATCTCTGGGAGGACGTCATGGACGAACTCCGCGAGGTGCACCTGGGTATTCCCCGCCCGAAGCCCAACCACCCCCGGGCCTCCGAAATCCTTCAGGCAGCCTACGAGCAGGCACTCGCGGAGGCGCACTGACACACCCTGGGGTCACTCAAGTGCTTACAAACAGGGCGGATGAGGGTGGGCAGGACGCGGCAATGGGCAGCGGCCCCCTGGTCAGGGGGCCGCTGTTGGGCTGCGGCGGTTTCGCTTAGGCGGCGCGGCGGGTCTTGCGGCCGCGGACTGCGACGGCGGTGCCGGCACCGGCGACGACCAGCGTGGCGGCCATACCGGCGATTGCCGCGGTGTTGTCGTGCGTACCGGTCTCGGCAAGGTCGGAGCTCATGGCCACAGTCGACAGGGCGCCGTCGGTCTTCAGGGTGCTGTTGGTTTTCAGGGCGCTGTTGGTCTTCAGGGCGTGGTGGTTCTTCGGGCCGTGGTGGTTCTTCGGGCCGTGGTGGTTCTTCGGGGCGTGGTGGTTCTTCACGGCGTGGTGGTTCTTCGGGGCGTGGTTGGTCTTCATGGTCTTGTTGATCCAGTCCGCGTAGGCGTGCGCGTTGGTGTAGAGGCCAGGGCCCTCCGAGCACGGCACCTTCGGGGCACCGGGCCCGGAGGTGACGCCGATCAGTTCCCAGCGGCCGTTCCGGCCCTTTTGGACCTGCGGCCCGCCGGAGTCCCCGAAGCACGCCATGGCCTTGGGCACGGTGGTGATGGTGCACAGCCGGGTCGGGCCCGCGTAGCCCGGCGCGCACTCGGACACAGCGCCCCTGCGGGTGTTCAGCTCCTGCAGCCGGTCCGGGAACTTGAGCTCGGTGTCGACGGTGGTGCCGAAGCCCAGGAGCCGGGTCGGCGTGCCGGGTCCCCCGACATGCTCGGCGATCTTGATGGGCTGCTGGGCGACCGGGCGGTCCAGGCGTATCAGCGCGAGGTCGTTGTTGTTGGCGGCCTTGCCCTCGCCGTTCACATAGCCGGGGTGGACGAAGATCCGGTCGATCTTCCGGACGGTGCCGCCGGACTTGCGGTGCTCGCTGCCGACGCGCACGATGCCGTCCAGCTCGAGGCCGTCACCCTTCACGCAGTGGGCCGCCGTCAGTACCCACTGCTGATCGATCAGCGACGCCCCGCAGGTCCCGTCGTTCAGACCGAGCGTGGGGGCCGACTCGGGGACGGTCGCCATGAACGGGTAGTGCTCGGTGGAGTCCGATCCGTTGACGATGGCTGAGGCGCTGCCGGCCATGACAGTGGCGCATGCCGCAGCTGCGAGAACGCCGACGGCAGCGGTGCGGGCGGTACGGCGGCGCAGTGGCTTGAAGCTGAACACAGGTGGTTCCTTTTGTGCGGTGGATCCGTGCGCATTCAGCCTCGTTGTTTCGACGCCTGCCAGACCATCCGGGAAACAGGCCAGTTGATGGTATGGCTCTCTTCCCCTCCGTACTGGGGAAAACCCGAGGTCCGGAGTGTGGCTGCCCGGCGAAGGACTTCGCAACTACCGGTTCTCGGGGTGGTGGCTGCCGCCCGCCCGGTGCCGAGCACGGTGACGCCCTGGCACTGGGCGGGCGCCGTGCGGCGAGACTTTGGGGTGCAGTCCCCACTCGCGCTCGGGGCAGGTCAGTGGCACGCGCGGGCGGGCCCGGTGGATCTGCTTCCAGGTGATGCGGCCCTCGCACCCGAGACCCTCCAGGGTGAGGTCCAGGACGCTGTGCTCGGGGTGGATCGCGCTGAGCGGCATGGCCGGGCCCGCCCTTCACACCGTACCGGCGTCACGCACGGGGGCGGGACGGGGTTCGGGAAGCGAGGTTGCGGGGGCTGTCCGGTATGGTCCCGGCCGGTTTGTCATTGCCGCCGAGCACGCTGAAGTCGACGTCCAGGCGGGCGTCGTAGTCGTCAGGGGGTGATGCCGAGCTCGTGGGGGAGTACTCGCCGAACTGCTTGATGTGCTCGGTCAGGTACGCCTGCGTGAGGTCAAGCGGGTCGACGGGGCGGCCTTCAGCCTGCAGTTCGCGGACCACGTCGGCTTTGAAGAGCGCCGGTCAGGCATCGCGTGTGCATGACTGCTGCGTTGGTCGGTGGAGCGGGGTGGGGAGTCGTTGTTGGGCGATGCCCCGGCGGTCGGGCCGAC
It contains:
- a CDS encoding helix-turn-helix domain-containing protein, with protein sequence MGETKPPDEGHPRSELSRRLRHAMTEKDLSQSTLAARAGISKAAVNNALNPKKGAPTPHTLGMLAKALGVTGESLHTLRSLRDRADTRTRQHSPQLHGYLDAAARAVRQHPFPGMLPGATPPLADVYVGQRLRELPSGAATSAAAEMLLWGMGNCVVESDPGGGKSTLLRTSAAKAISHLLEGRTKSVPLLVSAADLAGRSLLPEAISASVSAELSEVGLLETLPAELIRTEPYPGARWLLLVDGLDEITDPASRRRVLSKLTASADKGPFRFIVATRQLPDEEFGALDRTVVRYELQPFASRDLRQLAARWFSGLGVPDPEHAAAAFHAALARAHLDDLAHNPLMATMLCQLYAAAPGQALPTGRTEIYQRFLDLLHERQHTAGNSGIRTQTRQALERHGARALALAESMLDHLPALISHLAVERHRGGDRPTMNVLMSQPAAGCPEGIPRTVWADFLTDSLRRSGLLSLRRGELTFLHQTLLEYCAACHTEARAQLLRTIFDKGWGRPWPWTRRIWTPPGGSLRSLWRDHDDSSYLGFLLDLEAENGPDVARNLCRLATHGGLEGAAFIAEQARMGTLISEQTLQAARSTLTSLARDPRANNVHRSVAVKTLVQWGDRRALSAAAAVIADPDVDEIPGRAQALIMVSVGDADALAALAQDPTAPAFARAGAAAALSVANDRRAGATLASVIRDPVNNEAAREFAAHMLDRHRSKRSSRKKTNRARKPPRE
- a CDS encoding winged helix-turn-helix transcriptional regulator, with protein sequence MKAAQKRAQAKVEYNAFLAECPSRQLLDRISDKWVVLILCALGGDNSPRQPGAAHADAPKAMRYSEISRLLAGVSQKMLTQTLRSLEHDGLLTRAVTPTVPVTVSYELTDLGLSLHHMTRGLRNWAQTHMAEVLANRENYDSRTS
- a CDS encoding aldo/keto reductase family oxidoreductase codes for the protein MSTPSLSLPGDTWTLGDLTVTRFGYGAMQLAGPWVMGSPADREGALAVLREAVDVGITHIDTSDAYGPRVTNELIREALRPYPESLHIVTKVGATRDEQGGWPTARRPEDLRRQVHDNLKSLGLDVLDLVNLRLGNAEGPQPGSLAEAFETLVELQQQGLIRHLGVSNATEEQVTEAQSIAPIVCVQNMYNLAHRHDDKLIDRLAPDGVAYVPFFPLGGFTPLQSSALSAVAARSEATPMSVALAWLLQRSPNILLIPGTSSTAHLRENIAGAGLALSHEDLAELDDIGR
- a CDS encoding fic family toxin-antitoxin system, toxin component, with amino-acid sequence MSQSGPFHPLDVSFLLHAAELLPGDPQVDDLGPLYAAVARTNARAMERDVYSSVYLKAAALLQTLAKLPCLEHSNEPFAWHATEAYLALNDCRLDYPPKAAVVLVRDIADGTLGVARIARQLREWTAA
- a CDS encoding DUF1778 domain-containing protein, giving the protein MGEKTAMNLRFPDPEKRAAIAAAAQQAGMSMQEYILSAAYERATAVERRFLDAFGDSMARSGAAFAAETGGIDPTAEQRAAERQALAELEQRGQGQAA
- a CDS encoding dihydrofolate reductase family protein, whose translation is MSRVRVHNFSISIDGFATGEGQSLDAPFGHAGTRLHEWFFATRTFQQMLGKPDGSTGVDDAIASTWDVGIGAEIMGRNKFGPQRGPWENDDWNGWWGPNPPFHTPVFVLTHHPRPSVEMEGGTTFHFIDATPQEALRQAREAAGDLDVRIGGGPTTIREFLVEDLIDHLHIAVVPIVLGRGERLWDGLEGLEKRLQAESVTTPSGVTHMTFTRP
- a CDS encoding helix-turn-helix domain-containing protein, with the protein product MRDKPRSGCAVNAAVEALGDQWSLIVLRDVMFGGRRHFRELLSHSEEGIASNILSSRLKALVAGGLLTQEQAGRGRRATYSLTEAGIQTVPIMVALGSWGMRHRPTTPELSVRARLLEDGGPHLWEDVMDELREVHLGIPRPKPNHPRASEILQAAYEQALAEAH
- a CDS encoding trypsin-like serine protease, which encodes MFSFKPLRRRTARTAAVGVLAAAACATVMAGSASAIVNGSDSTEHYPFMATVPESAPTLGLNDGTCGASLIDQQWVLTAAHCVKGDGLELDGIVRVGSEHRKSGGTVRKIDRIFVHPGYVNGEGKAANNNDLALIRLDRPVAQQPIKIAEHVGGPGTPTRLLGFGTTVDTELKFPDRLQELNTRRGAVSECAPGYAGPTRLCTITTVPKAMACFGDSGGPQVQKGRNGRWELIGVTSGPGAPKVPCSEGPGLYTNAHAYADWINKTMKTNHAPKNHHAVKNHHAPKNHHGPKNHHGPKNHHALKTNSALKTNSTLKTDGALSTVAMSSDLAETGTHDNTAAIAGMAATLVVAGAGTAVAVRGRKTRRAA